The sequence below is a genomic window from Microbulbifer hydrolyticus.
GGGCGCGAAACGATCGCGCCTTATGAGTGCGATGCACTTCCAGTCTACTGTGAGCGGCCATTGGCGGTGGCGCTTGCGGCGAGTGAGGAAGAGGTGGCCTCGGCGCTGCGTTTGTGCCATCAGTTTGGCGTACCGCTGGTATCCCGGGGTGCCGGAACCGGTCTCTCTGCTGGCGCCAAGCCAATGGCGCAGGGCCTGTTGCTGGTGACTGCACCAATGAACCGGATTCTCGACCTGGATCCACAGGCGATGACTGCGCGGGTGCAGCCCGGTGTCATCAACCAGCAGATTTCCACGGCGGCAGCTCCCCTCGGCCTGTATTACGCGCCGGACCCCTCGTCACAGATTGCCTGCTCCATTGGGGGCAACGTGGCAGAAAATGCGGGCGGCGTGCACTGCCTTAAGTACGGCGTTACTGTTCACAATGTGCTGTCGGTACGCCTGGTCTCAGCCTCTGCTGAATGCGTCGGAGAGATTCTCACCCTTGGTGGCGATTGTCTCAGCCAGCCGGGGTATGACCTGCTGGCGCTGGTACATGGCAGTGAGGGGGGGCTCGGCGTGATCACCGAGGTAACCGTCAAGTTGACCCCGATACCTGAGCAGACGCGAACCCTGATGGCGGATTTTGCCAGTGTGCGGGCAGCGGCAGATGCGGTTTCTGCCATCGTGCGTGCGGGTGTCATTCCCGCGGCACTGGAGATGATGGACAAGCTTGCGATCTCCGCCACCGAAGCGTTCTGCCACGCTGGATACGATCTTGAGGCCGCCGCGATTTTATTGATTGACCTGGATGGGCACCCGCAGGAAGTGGACGTGGAGCTGGCTGTTGTCGAGCAGGTATTGAAAGTGTCCGGGGCGACTCGCGTGCAGCGTGCCGCGGACGATGGGCAACGTGCGCGCTGGTGGAAAGGGCGTAAAAGCGCCTTCCCGGCCATTGGTCGACTCAGCCCCGATTACTACTGCATTGATGGCACCGTTCCGCGGCATCGCATCGGCGAAGTGCTTGAAGCCACGGAGCGCTTCTCCGAGAAATACGGTTTACGTGTGGCCAATGTATTCCATGCTGGTGACGGCAACCTGCACCCGATCATTATGTTTGATGGCTCAGAGCCCGATGCGCTTGCGCGCACAGAGAAACTGGCCGCGGATATCCTCGAGTACTGTATCGCCGTGGGTGGCACCATTACCGGGGAGCATGGTGTGGGTCTCGAAAAAATCAACCAGATGGCAGTGCAGTTCAACGATGCGGAACTGGAACAGTTCCGCGCGATCAAGCGTGCCCTCGATCCCTCCGGACTTCTCAATCCTGACAAACAGATTCCCACCCTGGCCCGTTGTCAGGAATACCGTGCATTGAGGCGATCCGGTGACTGAGAATTTTCACGCGCTAGCAGCGCAGGACCATGCAGAACCGCTTGCTGCGCAGGTTGGGGTGCTGTATGCAGCAGCCCTAAATGATGACCTGCCTGGGCGACACCTTACGCTCGGTGGTAATGGCAGTCGCGCCACCTTTGGCCTGCCGACGGGGGCAACCCTTGCCCTGGGTGCACACCGCGGCGTGGTGGATTATCAGCCGGAAGAACTCACCCTTTGTGCCCGCGCGGGTACGCCCCTGAGTGAGCTCGAAGCACTGCTCGCTGGGCACAACCAGAGCTTTGCCGCTGAGCTACCGCAGCCATCGGCACAGAGTACGCTCGGCGGTGCCATAGCCACAGGCTGGGACGGCCCTGCGCGCGCTTTTGGCATGTCGTTGCGGGACAGTGTTCTGGGCTGCCGTGTAATCAATGGTCGCGGTGAAATTGTGCGTTTCGGTGGCCAGGTAATGAAAAATGTCGCGGGCTATGATCTGGCCCGGCTTCAAGTTGGCGCGCTCGGAACCCTGGGTGCGATTCTGGATGTCACACTGCGGCTGCAACCCCGCGCCGAACACAGGGCGGCGATAAGTTTCGAGATCGCCCCCTCTGAGCTACCACAGTGGTGGCAGCGCACCCGTGCGTTGCGCCCGCTACTTTCCGGTACCTGTTATCTGGATGGGAAGCTGCATCTGCGCTTTAGCGGCCGCGCTGTCGCGGTGCATGATTCGGTGAGGGAGTTGGGCGGCGATGCCTCGGACCTTGACTGGACGGCACTGACGAATTTGCAGCTGCCATTTTTTGGTGGCGATCGCCTGGCCTATGCGTGCTTGCCGCGGTTTTCCCAGTTGCCGCTCAGCACTGGCGAGGGATTGATTGAGTGGGAGGGGGCACGCGTGTGGGTGCGCGATGGCGATCACCACGCGTTGGCACGAGACGCCGCCCGACTTGGTGGCTTTGTGCGGGTACTGCGGGGGCCCGGTGTTCCCTCCCTGGTGGATGCACCCGGCTGGCACCGTGGACTGCGCGCCGCGCTCGACCCTCTCGGGCTGTTTAACCCGGTGCAGTTCAAGGCGGTATTCTGTGCTGCGGAGGACCGCTGATGCAGGTTAATTTGATTGAGGGGCTATTGCCGCAGACGGAGATGCGGCGCGCGGAGGAGGTCTTGAACGCTTGCGTGCACTGTGGCTTTTGCACGGCTACCTGCCCTACGTATTTGCAGGGCGGCAATGAGCTGGACAGTCCGCGCGGGCGCATTTATCTGATCAAGGAAATGCTGGAGCAGGGCAGCGCCTCGGCAGTCACGCGTACCCACCTTGACCGCTGTGTGACCTGCCTTAGCTGTGAAACGACCTGCCCATCCGGAGTGGAGTATCACAAACTGGTCGCCATCGGCCGCAGTGCCAGTGAGCGGCTTGCACCACGCGGGCTGTGGCAGCGGGGGCTGCGTTGGGGGCTGCGTAAATTGCTGGTGACTCGAGGCTTGTTCGCGGCATTGATCAGGATGGGGCGCTGGTTTTCGGTTCTGTTACCCGCCCGAGTCCGTCGGGTGTATTTTCCGGTGGGTGCACACCAGTTTACCCGCCCCCGAAACCACACTCGCTCTAACGGGCAATCGACCCCGGTGCAGCCCGGGCTCCGCTCCGGTACATTCACGCAACAAGTTGAAGCCGGGACGGTCCTGCTGGTGCGCGGGTGCGTACAGCCATCCCTGCGTCCACAGACTGATGTGGCGCTGGAGAAAATACTGCAACACAGCGGTATTCCCGTGCTGCACAGTTCCGCTGCAAACTGCTGCGGTGCGGCCAGTTTTCATACCAGCGGAGAAGCGGAGGCGCGCGATCTTGCCCGCACAAACATCGATGCGTGGTGGCCCTTATACCAGCAGGGGCAGGATGGAAATACGTCCTTGCGCGCTATCGTATCCACCGCATCCGGTTGCGGTGTACACCTGAAAGATTACCCGCACTTGCTGGTGGATGACCCAGAATACCGTGAAAAAGCGGCAATACTGGCAGCATTGATCTGTGATCCTGTGGAATTACTGGAAAGGGTTTTTGCTGAAGTGCCCCCCGTGTTTGGCAACAGGTTGCGCGACCTGGACCTGGTGTTCCACTGTCCCTGCACCCTGCAGCACGGGCAGGGGCTCAGTGGCCGGGTTGAGAGGCTGTTGCAGGGGCTCGGTATAACACTTCCGCCGGTGACAGACAGCCACCTGTGCTGCGGGTCGGCGGGCACATACTCGATCCTACAAGCGGGCATGTCCAAACGCCTGCGTAGTGAAAAACTGCGACATTTGCAGGAGCATGACCCAAAATCCATTATCACTGCCAATATCGGATGCCAGCTGTATTTACAGGGGGGTACCGACAAACCCGTGTGTCACTGGCTGGAAATTCTGGCGGATGCTCTGCCGGATTCCTGAGTGGCACATCACGTTTTTCCGGTAAATACCGGGTCTCTG
It includes:
- a CDS encoding FAD-linked oxidase C-terminal domain-containing protein codes for the protein MGLPDASRESFLTALRKIFPGERLLCGRETIAPYECDALPVYCERPLAVALAASEEEVASALRLCHQFGVPLVSRGAGTGLSAGAKPMAQGLLLVTAPMNRILDLDPQAMTARVQPGVINQQISTAAAPLGLYYAPDPSSQIACSIGGNVAENAGGVHCLKYGVTVHNVLSVRLVSASAECVGEILTLGGDCLSQPGYDLLALVHGSEGGLGVITEVTVKLTPIPEQTRTLMADFASVRAAADAVSAIVRAGVIPAALEMMDKLAISATEAFCHAGYDLEAAAILLIDLDGHPQEVDVELAVVEQVLKVSGATRVQRAADDGQRARWWKGRKSAFPAIGRLSPDYYCIDGTVPRHRIGEVLEATERFSEKYGLRVANVFHAGDGNLHPIIMFDGSEPDALARTEKLAADILEYCIAVGGTITGEHGVGLEKINQMAVQFNDAELEQFRAIKRALDPSGLLNPDKQIPTLARCQEYRALRRSGD
- a CDS encoding FAD-binding protein, coding for MTENFHALAAQDHAEPLAAQVGVLYAAALNDDLPGRHLTLGGNGSRATFGLPTGATLALGAHRGVVDYQPEELTLCARAGTPLSELEALLAGHNQSFAAELPQPSAQSTLGGAIATGWDGPARAFGMSLRDSVLGCRVINGRGEIVRFGGQVMKNVAGYDLARLQVGALGTLGAILDVTLRLQPRAEHRAAISFEIAPSELPQWWQRTRALRPLLSGTCYLDGKLHLRFSGRAVAVHDSVRELGGDASDLDWTALTNLQLPFFGGDRLAYACLPRFSQLPLSTGEGLIEWEGARVWVRDGDHHALARDAARLGGFVRVLRGPGVPSLVDAPGWHRGLRAALDPLGLFNPVQFKAVFCAAEDR
- the glcF gene encoding glycolate oxidase subunit GlcF, encoding MQVNLIEGLLPQTEMRRAEEVLNACVHCGFCTATCPTYLQGGNELDSPRGRIYLIKEMLEQGSASAVTRTHLDRCVTCLSCETTCPSGVEYHKLVAIGRSASERLAPRGLWQRGLRWGLRKLLVTRGLFAALIRMGRWFSVLLPARVRRVYFPVGAHQFTRPRNHTRSNGQSTPVQPGLRSGTFTQQVEAGTVLLVRGCVQPSLRPQTDVALEKILQHSGIPVLHSSAANCCGAASFHTSGEAEARDLARTNIDAWWPLYQQGQDGNTSLRAIVSTASGCGVHLKDYPHLLVDDPEYREKAAILAALICDPVELLERVFAEVPPVFGNRLRDLDLVFHCPCTLQHGQGLSGRVERLLQGLGITLPPVTDSHLCCGSAGTYSILQAGMSKRLRSEKLRHLQEHDPKSIITANIGCQLYLQGGTDKPVCHWLEILADALPDS